One stretch of Pseudoalteromonas shioyasakiensis DNA includes these proteins:
- a CDS encoding gamma-glutamylcyclotransferase, whose amino-acid sequence MALYNFSFGSNMSSSRLLARLPGAKRVGTAILKGYELTFDMVSTDGSAKCSVRKTGQADTLVYGVVYQLNEAEKSILDDIEGPRYDCVDITVELIDGEQLAAHCYIANTLDESLLPFDWYLQHVHRGALEAGVPNHYSEAILARQSCDDPDKTRAAKEFAIHNNKNHQGIL is encoded by the coding sequence ATGGCGCTGTATAACTTTTCATTTGGTTCAAATATGTCATCGAGTCGATTGCTGGCAAGGCTACCTGGAGCAAAACGGGTGGGCACAGCCATTTTAAAGGGTTATGAGCTGACTTTTGATATGGTGAGTACCGATGGTTCTGCAAAATGCAGCGTGCGTAAAACAGGGCAAGCAGATACCTTGGTATATGGCGTTGTTTATCAGCTTAACGAAGCGGAAAAGTCGATTCTTGATGATATCGAAGGGCCACGTTATGACTGTGTAGATATCACCGTTGAGCTAATTGATGGCGAGCAACTCGCTGCGCATTGTTATATTGCTAACACCCTTGATGAGTCTTTACTTCCATTCGACTGGTATCTTCAGCATGTTCATCGCGGAGCGCTTGAAGCAGGTGTACCAAATCATTACAGTGAAGCAATACTCGCAAGACAAAGTTGCGATGATCCAGATAAAACCCGAGCAGCGAAAGAGTTCGCTATTCACAACAATAAAAATCACCAAGGGATATTATGA
- a CDS encoding LysE family transporter, which translates to MQYLDEFLLIAIAHFFAVASPGPDFAIVLKQSIQQGRKNALWTSAGVGAAILLHIAYCVLGVALILSQSPSLFMALKYVAGAYLAYLGVQALRSAKPNDSKQQTLAPAEPESVYKAFRRGFFTNALNPKATLFFMSLFTLVISPETPVLVQAGYGVYMAMATWLWFSFLSLVLSKTSVRAFFLKSGYWFDRGIGVILIALAIRVVV; encoded by the coding sequence GTGCAGTATTTAGATGAGTTTTTATTGATTGCTATTGCTCATTTTTTTGCAGTGGCAAGTCCAGGCCCTGACTTTGCGATCGTACTAAAACAAAGTATTCAACAAGGTCGTAAAAATGCGCTCTGGACAAGTGCCGGTGTGGGTGCGGCTATTCTGTTACATATTGCTTATTGTGTATTAGGTGTGGCGTTAATATTATCGCAGTCACCAAGCTTATTTATGGCTTTAAAATACGTTGCAGGGGCCTATCTGGCTTACTTAGGTGTACAAGCCTTACGCAGTGCAAAACCCAACGATAGTAAGCAGCAAACTCTTGCACCTGCTGAGCCTGAATCTGTGTATAAAGCATTTCGACGCGGCTTTTTTACTAATGCCCTTAATCCCAAAGCAACGCTGTTTTTTATGTCGCTGTTTACTCTTGTGATTAGTCCTGAAACACCCGTTTTAGTGCAAGCTGGATATGGTGTATATATGGCAATGGCAACTTGGTTGTGGTTTTCATTTTTATCATTGGTGTTATCAAAAACATCGGTGAGAGCATTTTTCTTAAAAAGCGGATATTGGTTTGATAGAGGCATTGGGGTGATCTTAATTGCCTTAGCTATTCGCGTTGTTGTGTGA
- a CDS encoding CreA family protein, which produces MKLLKLAALTAPLVLLSGCSDDAASVSLGLFTTKDIKVVSQQDPLISGVTCHISHIEANLDFADPSDMSIACRQTGPITAEQLKQIDRSKSGEVVFKSSKSILFKSLKVRRIYDAPTRTLLYLSYSTKESSGSHHHALSTVPLYNTDAWQWAQTQE; this is translated from the coding sequence ATGAAGTTACTAAAATTAGCTGCTTTGACTGCGCCACTAGTTTTGTTGAGCGGTTGCTCGGATGATGCTGCTTCGGTAAGTTTAGGGTTATTCACTACCAAAGATATTAAAGTGGTATCACAACAAGATCCGCTGATCAGCGGTGTTACTTGCCACATTAGTCATATTGAAGCGAATCTTGATTTTGCTGATCCTTCAGATATGTCTATTGCCTGTCGTCAAACAGGGCCGATTACGGCTGAACAATTAAAGCAAATTGACCGCAGTAAATCGGGTGAAGTGGTATTTAAGTCATCGAAAAGTATTTTGTTTAAATCGTTAAAAGTGCGTCGAATTTATGATGCACCTACACGCACTCTTTTGTATTTGTCTTATTCAACCAAAGAGTCAAGTGGCAGCCATCATCACGCTTTATCTACCGTGCCCCTTTACAACACGGATGCATGGCAATGGGCACAAACACAAGAGTAA
- a CDS encoding 5-carboxymethyl-2-hydroxymuconate Delta-isomerase encodes MPHIVIEHSEDLPILPQVLVEKVHQAVFDSGLFELSTIKTRAIAYQHYELGEGKDGFIHIGASIMAGRTIEQKQMLSEQLLSCLKTYCRRSYSLSVNIYDMDADIYRKC; translated from the coding sequence ATGCCGCACATTGTTATAGAACACTCAGAAGACTTGCCAATTCTGCCACAAGTGTTAGTTGAAAAAGTTCACCAAGCCGTTTTTGACTCTGGCTTATTTGAGCTTTCGACCATAAAGACTCGTGCAATTGCTTATCAGCATTACGAATTAGGTGAAGGCAAAGATGGCTTTATTCACATCGGCGCATCAATCATGGCAGGCAGAACCATAGAGCAAAAGCAAATGCTCAGTGAGCAATTGCTAAGTTGCTTAAAAACATACTGCCGCCGCTCGTATAGTTTAAGCGTTAATATTTACGATATGGATGCTGATATCTATCGTAAGTGTTAA
- a CDS encoding PD40 domain-containing protein translates to METSNRVYQLGSCIVNPLENKLICNGSEQLLQPKFIELLACLVARYPEPITREELINHVWEGNFYVGEKALTNAIWHLRKAFKELDPEQTYIETLRKTGYRVLLKPQSIDTADKDKPGPLSITAAQIRQLFVALCVISLAVMYWLFSSPSEQTNSSFVLPLNSIESVTASPGREIYPSISDDQHYLVYSWRQLGKPNNLYLRDLHFPEHPAKQLTDSPYTEGRSVFSPDANTLYYYRMASDVCEIVKLSLVNATSVVLGECSNKYAPDLDISSDGKTLAYIADHTSKSGDYVTRIKLLDLQAKQTSETVIPCNNDCETVYESVSFSPSAQRVVVTRTVKNNQKALFLIDVKTGQSQRLTHDFVDIHGVDWHPSKEQLAFSAVEGGKRYGYFYDINDQTLINTQIAGMSSPNYSSDGSVYYHQWDLDKVITRLKIDEQVASSPFSMLSTNFSSLFPEYNQQQDKLLYVSNESGSSQLWIVNPDSSSRKQLTDFAHNTGEIRDPTWSADGRYILFSLYDNGSTRLYFYDFKVEQSQQIKLPFSHAVKPKFSADSQGILVSDGDYLYRYDLTGRSLGKAVDVPAQFGVETQAGDILFTNSRHAIWIKHHETGVEEMLVNDIKLARNYAWLLVAKNAYHDGRIYYYKERLGDYRISYYDLASKQHHDLIALPERAYSRSSGLTYIPNERWLVYTAYLSPETEIKRLPAAYLPK, encoded by the coding sequence ATGGAAACATCTAATCGCGTTTATCAGCTGGGCTCATGTATTGTTAACCCACTCGAAAATAAACTGATCTGCAATGGTAGTGAACAACTTTTGCAGCCTAAGTTTATTGAGTTGTTAGCCTGCTTAGTGGCGCGTTACCCCGAACCAATCACGCGTGAAGAGCTCATCAATCATGTATGGGAAGGCAATTTTTATGTCGGTGAAAAAGCCTTAACGAATGCTATTTGGCATTTACGAAAAGCATTTAAAGAGCTCGACCCAGAACAAACTTACATAGAGACATTACGAAAAACTGGCTATCGCGTTTTGTTAAAGCCTCAGTCAATAGATACAGCTGATAAAGATAAACCTGGTCCCTTAAGTATCACTGCTGCGCAGATTCGCCAGCTGTTCGTAGCTTTATGTGTAATTAGCCTAGCAGTGATGTATTGGCTGTTTTCTTCGCCTTCAGAACAAACAAATTCAAGCTTTGTGCTACCGCTCAATAGCATCGAAAGTGTTACGGCAAGCCCTGGTCGTGAGATTTACCCTTCAATTTCAGATGATCAGCATTATTTAGTGTATTCGTGGCGTCAGCTTGGTAAACCAAATAACCTATATTTACGCGATTTACATTTTCCTGAGCATCCTGCTAAGCAATTAACAGACTCACCCTATACTGAAGGCCGCTCTGTGTTTAGCCCAGATGCAAACACGTTGTACTATTACCGAATGGCGTCAGATGTCTGTGAAATTGTAAAGCTGTCTTTGGTTAATGCTACCAGTGTTGTATTAGGGGAGTGCAGTAATAAATATGCCCCAGATCTTGATATCAGTAGTGATGGTAAAACCTTGGCTTACATTGCTGATCACACCAGTAAGTCAGGTGATTATGTAACTCGTATTAAGCTGCTCGATTTACAGGCAAAACAAACAAGTGAAACGGTTATTCCTTGCAATAATGACTGCGAAACTGTGTATGAGTCGGTATCGTTTTCGCCAAGTGCTCAGCGAGTTGTGGTTACTCGTACTGTTAAAAACAACCAAAAAGCGCTGTTTTTAATTGATGTAAAGACAGGGCAAAGCCAACGCTTAACTCATGACTTTGTTGATATTCATGGTGTGGATTGGCATCCATCTAAAGAGCAATTGGCGTTTAGCGCAGTTGAAGGCGGCAAACGTTATGGCTATTTTTACGATATTAATGATCAAACCCTAATTAACACGCAAATCGCTGGTATGAGCTCGCCTAATTACAGTAGCGATGGCAGTGTTTATTATCATCAATGGGATTTAGATAAAGTGATCACGCGTTTGAAAATAGACGAGCAAGTAGCCAGCTCACCGTTTTCTATGCTGTCGACCAACTTTAGTTCGCTATTTCCTGAATATAATCAGCAGCAAGATAAACTGCTGTATGTGTCGAATGAATCGGGCAGTTCGCAGCTTTGGATTGTAAACCCCGATAGCAGCTCGCGAAAGCAGCTTACTGACTTTGCACATAATACTGGGGAAATTCGTGATCCAACTTGGTCAGCCGATGGACGCTATATTTTGTTTTCATTGTACGATAATGGCAGCACCCGCTTGTATTTTTATGATTTCAAAGTAGAGCAAAGCCAACAAATCAAGCTGCCATTTAGTCATGCTGTTAAACCTAAGTTTAGTGCTGACAGTCAGGGGATTTTGGTGTCTGATGGCGACTACCTATACCGTTATGACTTAACAGGAAGAAGCCTAGGTAAAGCCGTTGATGTACCAGCGCAGTTCGGCGTTGAAACACAAGCGGGTGATATTTTATTTACTAATTCACGTCATGCTATTTGGATTAAACACCATGAGACGGGTGTTGAAGAAATGCTTGTGAATGATATTAAATTGGCGCGCAATTATGCATGGTTGCTGGTGGCAAAAAACGCTTACCATGATGGGCGTATTTATTATTATAAAGAGCGCTTAGGTGATTACCGCATAAGCTACTATGACTTAGCGAGTAAGCAGCACCATGATTTAATTGCTTTACCTGAGCGAGCTTATAGCCGCTCATCGGGTCTGACCTACATACCCAATGAGCGTTGGTTGGTTTACACCGCATACCTATCGCCAGAGACAGAAATCAAGCGCTTACCTGCAGCCTATTTACCTAAGTGA